A genomic segment from Arcobacter acticola encodes:
- a CDS encoding cysteine desulfurase encodes MYKLNILQYNNMQNLHIKDDMSLNILSNNEEYNKTEKEFKEKYSFENINSFSFSKSGFLSLLLELSKKGKIAISVGETQSLIDAAMLFEELGFEIIWIDLLKDGNVNIKKLEDLNIDFIFISSYVMDTFVQTPLEKIKESTNAKIISNASAHFDKNSDVIYFDPYKLTGYSFHGLILFNEDLFEEQAISNKDGIALFNILEALKNQRFEISIKDIFIEKLKDALKEDIYFFVNNSQTLPYSLHFALKNIKARELIRTLALDEICITNGEGCSLGLSRPSRIIQAMGYDETTSRNSISLTFTQKLEEKEIEKIVNTIAKKYKQIKVLNQGN; translated from the coding sequence ATGTATAAACTTAATATTTTGCAATATAATAATATGCAAAATTTGCATATTAAAGATGATATGTCTTTAAATATTCTAAGTAATAATGAAGAGTATAACAAAACTGAAAAAGAGTTCAAAGAGAAATATTCATTTGAAAATATTAATAGTTTTTCATTTTCTAAAAGTGGTTTTTTATCTTTATTATTAGAATTAAGTAAAAAAGGAAAAATTGCAATAAGTGTTGGTGAAACACAAAGTTTGATAGATGCAGCAATGCTTTTCGAAGAGTTGGGATTTGAAATAATTTGGATTGATTTATTAAAAGATGGAAATGTAAATATCAAAAAATTAGAAGATTTAAATATAGATTTTATTTTCATATCTTCTTATGTGATGGATACTTTTGTTCAAACACCTCTTGAAAAAATAAAAGAATCAACAAATGCAAAAATTATTTCAAATGCCAGTGCCCATTTTGATAAAAATTCTGATGTAATTTATTTTGACCCATATAAATTAACAGGATATTCTTTTCATGGATTAATACTTTTTAATGAAGATTTATTTGAAGAACAAGCCATCTCAAACAAAGATGGAATTGCTCTTTTTAATATTTTAGAAGCTTTAAAAAATCAAAGATTTGAAATATCAATAAAAGATATCTTTATAGAAAAATTAAAAGATGCATTAAAAGAAGATATTTATTTCTTTGTTAATAACTCACAAACTTTACCTTATAGCCTTCATTTTGCTTTAAAAAATATAAAAGCAAGGGAGCTTATACGAACACTTGCCTTAGATGAAATTTGTATTACAAATGGTGAGGGTTGTTCTCTTGGACTTTCAAGACCTTCTAGAATTATTCAGGCTATGGGATATGATGAAACTACAAGTAGAAACTCTATTTCTTTAACTTTTACTCAGAAATTAGAAGAAAAAGAGATAGAAAAAATTGTAAATACTATTGCAAAAAAATATAAACAAATAAAAGTTTTGAATCAAGGAAATTAA
- the fdhD gene encoding formate dehydrogenase accessory sulfurtransferase FdhD: MDNAKYLKTVIIDKLIENEATVFEDVTIDESRLNLFLNGEKAISMMCIPKDQDAHAIGFLMSENVISSIDDIEELTVSEDGLRVDVKAKIDEDSLQNLYKEKTLVSGCGGGVTGNIEGSLEIPFNQTAFKVKPETISSEIKIFYHESELYNLTGCVHKAMIYLLDGTTVTAEDIGRHNAIDKAVGKCKLQRLDTTKSILFVSGRLSSEMVTKAVMHRVPIIVSRTAPTYLGVQTAHKHGITLIGFARGKKMNLYTHGGRIDV; the protein is encoded by the coding sequence ATGGACAACGCCAAATATTTAAAAACCGTAATAATTGACAAACTTATAGAAAATGAAGCAACTGTATTTGAAGACGTGACTATTGATGAGTCACGTCTTAACCTTTTTTTAAACGGAGAGAAAGCCATATCAATGATGTGTATTCCAAAAGATCAAGACGCACATGCAATTGGTTTTTTAATGAGTGAAAATGTAATATCATCTATTGATGACATCGAAGAGCTAACGGTTAGTGAAGATGGATTAAGAGTAGATGTAAAAGCAAAAATTGATGAAGATTCACTACAAAACTTATATAAAGAAAAAACACTAGTAAGTGGATGTGGTGGTGGAGTCACTGGAAATATTGAAGGAAGTTTAGAAATACCATTTAATCAAACTGCTTTCAAAGTTAAACCCGAAACTATTTCAAGTGAAATTAAAATATTTTATCATGAAAGTGAACTTTATAATTTAACAGGTTGTGTTCATAAAGCAATGATTTATTTATTAGATGGAACAACAGTAACAGCTGAAGATATAGGAAGACATAATGCTATTGATAAAGCAGTTGGAAAATGTAAACTTCAAAGACTTGATACTACAAAATCAATATTATTTGTAAGTGGAAGATTAAGTTCAGAAATGGTTACAAAAGCTGTTATGCATAGGGTTCCAATAATAGTTTCAAGAACTGCGCCAACTTACTTAGGAGTTCAAACTGCACATAAACATGGAATTACTCTTATTGGATTTGCAAGGGGTAAAAAAATGAATCTTTATACGCATGGTGGAAGAATAGATGTCTAG
- a CDS encoding NAD(P)/FAD-dependent oxidoreductase → MMNRRTFNKILLGTTALSFVTCASIADTKLPANKKRVVIVGGGFGGATAAKYLKKFSPDTEVILIEQNKDYYTCPFSNTVIAGMNKIDYIKHDYKTLEEKYKIIVRHEKVAKVDGTINSVILENGEIIPYTKAIVAPGIDFKYDKGYIEGSEAYAPHAYKAGEQTVLLSEQLQNMKDGGTFVMVAPNNPFRCPPGPYERVSLVAHYLKHNKPNSKIIILDQKNKFSKQGLFQEGWEKLYKDMIDWRSVEFGGKVISVNPKTKVIKTDDGDVIADVLNYIPEQKAGKLAFDSGLVDGDWCPINTKTFESKLVKNVYVIGDACIAGPMPKSGFSANSQGKIAALQISRILVDLPLVNPPKLANTCYSLVAPNYGISVAAVYEAHDNEIVDLKSLGAGGLSPSYADESIRMQEAEYAIGWYKNQMSDIFR, encoded by the coding sequence ATGATGAATAGAAGAACTTTTAATAAAATACTTTTAGGAACAACAGCACTATCTTTTGTTACATGTGCAAGTATTGCAGATACGAAACTTCCTGCTAATAAAAAAAGAGTTGTAATTGTTGGAGGTGGATTTGGTGGTGCAACTGCTGCTAAATATCTAAAAAAATTTAGTCCTGATACTGAAGTTATTTTAATTGAACAAAATAAAGATTATTATACTTGTCCATTTAGTAATACAGTAATTGCAGGAATGAATAAAATTGATTATATAAAACATGACTATAAAACTTTAGAAGAAAAATACAAAATTATTGTAAGACATGAAAAAGTTGCAAAAGTTGACGGAACTATAAATAGTGTTATTTTAGAAAATGGAGAGATTATCCCTTATACTAAAGCTATTGTAGCACCTGGAATTGATTTTAAATATGATAAAGGTTATATTGAAGGCTCAGAAGCATATGCACCTCATGCATATAAAGCAGGAGAGCAAACTGTACTTTTAAGTGAGCAATTACAAAATATGAAAGATGGTGGAACATTTGTAATGGTAGCACCTAATAATCCATTTAGATGTCCTCCTGGACCTTATGAAAGAGTTTCTTTAGTTGCTCACTATTTAAAACATAATAAACCAAACTCTAAAATTATAATTCTGGACCAAAAAAACAAATTCTCTAAACAAGGATTATTCCAAGAGGGTTGGGAAAAACTTTATAAAGATATGATTGACTGGAGAAGCGTTGAATTTGGTGGAAAAGTTATCTCTGTAAATCCTAAAACAAAAGTTATAAAAACAGATGATGGTGATGTAATTGCTGATGTACTTAACTATATTCCAGAACAAAAAGCTGGAAAACTTGCATTTGATTCAGGACTTGTAGATGGTGATTGGTGTCCAATTAATACTAAAACATTTGAATCAAAACTGGTAAAAAATGTTTATGTAATTGGTGATGCATGTATTGCTGGTCCTATGCCAAAATCTGGATTCTCAGCAAACTCACAAGGGAAAATTGCAGCACTTCAAATTTCTAGGATTTTAGTAGATTTACCTCTTGTAAATCCTCCAAAACTTGCTAACACTTGTTATAGTTTAGTAGCTCCAAACTATGGTATTTCAGTTGCTGCTGTTTATGAAGCACATGATAATGAAATAGTTGATTTAAAAAGTTTAGGAGCAGGTGGATTAAGTCCTTCATATGCTGATGAAAGTATCAGAATGCAAGAAGCTGAATATGCTATTGGTTGGTATAAAAACCAAATGTCTGATATATTTAGATAA
- a CDS encoding energy-coupling factor ABC transporter ATP-binding protein, with the protein MSNLYELNYIEQYYDGKKVLSVDTLYLEENQIIGFFGPNGSGKSTLFSLLSFICKPTKGEISFNGICNKKIDLETKQSIVIVPQNPYLLKRTVFDNIAYGLKLRNDTDNLKEKVYEALELVGLDTNFANRKWSQLSGGESQRVALAARLILKPKVLILDEPTAGVDTNSAQLIKEAILTAKQKYNTTIFISSHDHNWLNHICDRRIALFQGNLVENGSVNLLFAPWEKNKEGNLVKVFSDGQRLTIANSESKKRDSVMMINTEHIDICRKDCDEMQNENTLVATVCSIYQQTNENHLLVEFSISGMNFNSKITREEMKKQALLPGDKIFVNINLSGVCWI; encoded by the coding sequence ATGAGTAACTTATATGAACTGAATTATATTGAACAATATTATGATGGTAAAAAAGTGCTTAGTGTTGATACACTATATTTAGAAGAAAACCAAATTATTGGTTTCTTTGGACCTAATGGTAGTGGAAAATCTACGCTTTTTTCATTACTCTCTTTTATTTGTAAACCAACAAAAGGCGAAATATCATTTAATGGTATTTGCAATAAAAAAATTGATTTAGAAACAAAACAGAGTATAGTAATAGTTCCTCAAAATCCTTATCTTTTAAAAAGAACAGTATTTGATAATATTGCTTATGGATTAAAACTAAGAAATGATACGGATAACTTAAAAGAAAAAGTTTATGAGGCATTAGAATTAGTAGGATTAGATACAAATTTTGCCAATAGAAAATGGAGTCAACTCTCAGGTGGAGAATCCCAAAGAGTGGCCCTTGCTGCAAGATTGATTTTAAAGCCAAAGGTATTGATTTTAGATGAACCAACAGCGGGTGTTGACACAAATTCAGCACAACTTATAAAAGAAGCAATATTAACTGCAAAACAAAAATACAACACAACTATTTTTATTTCAAGTCACGATCATAATTGGTTAAATCATATTTGTGATAGAAGGATCGCATTATTTCAAGGAAATCTTGTGGAAAATGGTAGTGTAAATCTTCTTTTTGCTCCATGGGAAAAAAATAAAGAAGGAAATCTTGTAAAAGTTTTTTCAGATGGTCAAAGATTAACTATAGCAAATAGTGAATCAAAGAAAAGAGATTCAGTAATGATGATAAATACTGAACATATTGATATTTGTAGAAAAGATTGTGATGAAATGCAAAATGAAAACACTCTTGTGGCAACGGTTTGCTCTATTTATCAACAAACAAATGAAAATCATTTATTAGTAGAATTTTCTATTAGTGGAATGAATTTTAATAGTAAAATTACTAGAGAAGAGATGAAAAAACAAGCATTACTTCCAGGAGATAAAATTTTTGTAAATATAAATCTTTCAGGTGTTTGTTGGATTTAA
- a CDS encoding molybdopterin molybdotransferase MoeA: MAEKMNFLDFTDAVKKSLDLSIATTFTEMISIGEAIGRIIAKDVVCVKNLPSFNNSAMDGFAVKFEDAGKVLSINKTIFAGDKGEKVKESLLKNECYKIMTGAKVPSDVDTIVPIENCFDVTEKTVKIPSDIKKGANLRLKGEEQKEGNVLFRKGEEINSSHITLLASQGLVMIEVFRKISIAVLSTGNEIKEPWERADEEEIYNCNSFALISQLKEKGFDATYCGVIPDNLEDSKNYIKNLKNYDVIITSGGISMGDADFVGEAFLQNGLQTAFHGVNIKPGRPIMMGKMDKTLVICLPGNPLTAMVNIYLFAIPILNKIQGNENIYHETAFAMNHEQFKTKAGRVNIVLGKLENGGFKVTRNNKYGSGMITALYESNSILVTKESTSSIDVGQEVYVIKFNNKSTAQETNIFN, translated from the coding sequence ATGGCTGAGAAAATGAATTTTTTAGATTTTACGGATGCCGTAAAAAAGAGTTTGGATTTATCAATTGCTACAACTTTTACAGAAATGATTTCTATTGGTGAAGCAATAGGAAGAATAATTGCAAAGGATGTAGTTTGTGTAAAAAATCTACCTTCTTTTAATAATTCTGCAATGGATGGATTTGCTGTTAAATTTGAAGATGCAGGAAAAGTTTTAAGTATAAATAAAACTATATTTGCAGGTGATAAAGGTGAAAAAGTAAAAGAATCACTTTTAAAAAATGAGTGTTATAAAATCATGACAGGAGCTAAAGTTCCTTCTGATGTTGATACTATTGTTCCTATTGAAAACTGTTTTGATGTGACAGAAAAAACAGTAAAAATTCCCTCTGATATCAAAAAAGGTGCAAACTTAAGACTAAAAGGAGAAGAGCAAAAAGAGGGCAATGTATTATTTAGAAAAGGTGAAGAAATAAACTCATCTCATATTACTCTTTTAGCTTCTCAAGGTTTAGTAATGATTGAAGTTTTTAGAAAAATTTCAATTGCAGTTTTATCAACTGGAAATGAAATAAAAGAGCCATGGGAAAGAGCAGATGAGGAAGAAATTTATAACTGTAATTCATTTGCTTTAATTTCTCAACTAAAAGAAAAAGGTTTTGATGCAACTTATTGTGGAGTAATTCCTGATAATCTTGAAGACTCAAAAAACTATATAAAAAATCTAAAAAATTATGATGTAATTATTACAAGTGGAGGTATTTCTATGGGAGATGCTGACTTTGTAGGAGAAGCTTTTTTACAAAATGGTTTACAAACAGCATTTCATGGAGTAAATATAAAACCTGGTCGTCCTATTATGATGGGAAAGATGGACAAGACTCTTGTTATTTGTCTTCCTGGAAATCCACTAACTGCAATGGTTAATATTTATTTATTTGCAATTCCTATTTTAAATAAAATCCAAGGAAATGAAAATATTTATCATGAAACAGCCTTTGCTATGAATCATGAGCAATTTAAAACAAAAGCAGGGAGAGTGAATATTGTCCTTGGTAAACTTGAAAATGGAGGTTTTAAAGTCACTAGAAACAATAAATATGGATCAGGAATGATAACAGCTTTATATGAGAGTAATTCTATTCTTGTAACAAAAGAAAGTACATCATCTATTGATGTGGGGCAAGAAGTGTATGTTATTAAATTCAATAACAAATCAACAGCGCAAGAAACAAATATATTTAATTAA
- a CDS encoding ModE family transcriptional regulator, which produces MSSIDDNLKIELDKVQKDLLMTNLDEEGKLSCLKAFKVARLIGKKPKEMSAITKSLGIKITNCELGVFGKLKFQDPNIHVYDKLKQNYMGHKTLECKVLWDEAQNSTLRTVGSTVKNSDIEVVHCQLGCFREKKGHKNGNKS; this is translated from the coding sequence ATGTCTAGTATTGATGATAATTTAAAAATAGAATTAGATAAAGTTCAAAAAGATTTACTTATGACAAATTTAGATGAAGAGGGGAAACTCTCTTGTCTAAAAGCTTTTAAAGTTGCCAGATTAATTGGTAAAAAACCAAAAGAGATGAGTGCCATTACAAAAAGTTTAGGTATAAAAATTACAAATTGTGAGTTGGGTGTTTTTGGGAAATTAAAATTTCAAGACCCAAATATTCATGTTTATGATAAATTAAAACAAAACTATATGGGCCATAAAACTTTAGAATGTAAAGTATTGTGGGATGAAGCTCAAAACTCAACACTACGAACAGTAGGTTCTACTGTTAAAAACTCTGATATTGAAGTAGTTCATTGCCAATTAGGATGTTTTAGAGAAAAAAAAGGTCATAAAAATGGAAATAAAAGTTAA
- a CDS encoding Y-family DNA polymerase yields MFIHLDLDCFFVSAHRTIDDSLFHIPVAVGGRSNLNIFSSKKEIRKISENSGAFVSTILTNEGQKTFKEYFVDENGKIRGIITTSSYEARAFGVKTAMSVNEALTLCPHLKMLPPNYPLYHELSTKLKELLIKEIPLVEQFSIDEFFGDVSGYIDESEVVAFAYYLKKKIYDELKLPISIGIANTKYLSKLITEYAKPDGVKYVSVDNIGNFIKDIPIKEFPGIGKAFQERLKGYGIKTLGDIKKNQKLFYSWKQPGIDLYNRVCGIRDNKLTIEREKKSIGIGRTFDVIFDRVELKRRVMILCRYLCFLVKKANVNPLTYAILIRYEYKVKSKNYINVNRIFNEMDFKNEMVKLFESTDNHKTHGIIQLNITVSNFAKVNEYTYNLFEYENDTKKRALTNQMQKLRNKYGIDIIKSGFEIKK; encoded by the coding sequence ATGTTCATTCACTTAGATTTAGATTGCTTTTTTGTTTCTGCTCACAGAACTATAGATGATAGTTTGTTTCATATTCCAGTTGCGGTTGGAGGAAGAAGTAATCTTAATATTTTTTCATCAAAAAAAGAGATTAGAAAAATCTCAGAAAATAGTGGTGCCTTTGTAAGTACAATTCTTACCAATGAAGGTCAAAAAACTTTCAAAGAGTATTTTGTAGATGAAAATGGAAAAATAAGAGGGATAATAACAACATCATCATATGAAGCAAGAGCTTTTGGAGTAAAAACAGCTATGAGTGTAAATGAAGCTTTAACTTTATGTCCACACTTAAAAATGCTTCCACCAAACTATCCTTTGTATCATGAATTATCAACAAAATTAAAAGAACTTTTAATAAAAGAAATACCCCTTGTTGAACAATTTTCTATTGATGAATTTTTTGGAGATGTAAGTGGTTATATAGATGAAAGTGAAGTGGTAGCTTTTGCATATTATTTGAAGAAAAAAATATATGATGAGCTAAAACTTCCCATTTCAATAGGAATTGCAAATACAAAGTATCTTTCAAAACTAATAACTGAATATGCAAAACCAGATGGGGTTAAATATGTAAGTGTTGATAATATTGGAAATTTTATAAAAGATATTCCAATCAAAGAGTTTCCAGGTATTGGAAAAGCTTTTCAAGAAAGACTAAAAGGTTATGGAATTAAAACCCTTGGAGATATTAAAAAAAATCAAAAACTTTTTTACTCTTGGAAACAACCAGGAATTGATTTATACAATCGTGTTTGCGGAATTAGAGATAATAAACTCACCATAGAGCGAGAAAAAAAATCAATAGGAATAGGGCGAACTTTTGATGTTATTTTTGATAGAGTTGAGTTAAAAAGAAGAGTAATGATACTTTGTAGATATCTATGCTTTTTAGTAAAAAAAGCAAATGTAAATCCACTTACCTATGCCATTTTAATAAGATATGAATATAAAGTTAAATCAAAAAACTATATAAATGTAAATAGAATTTTTAATGAAATGGACTTCAAAAATGAAATGGTAAAACTCTTTGAAAGTACAGATAACCATAAAACTCATGGAATTATTCAGTTAAATATTACAGTTTCAAATTTTGCAAAGGTAAATGAATATACTTATAATCTTTTTGAATATGAAAATGATACAAAAAAAAGAGCTTTGACAAATCAAATGCAAAAATTAAGAAATAAATATGGAATTGATATTATAAAAAGTGGTTTTGAGATTAAAAAGTAA
- a CDS encoding ABC transporter permease has translation MNLFTDGFNEAIDLLTSGNESVYSAISVTVTVSSLSLMISLIIGLPLGFLLGYYQFPGKTIIRTIVDTFLALPTVVIGLIAYTMLSQVGPLGEYNLLFSQQAIIMGQIVLGLPIIIALTASQVEAVDKRLYTSLKGLGANSYQILIGTLIEARFGLMTAAMTAYGRIITEVGISMMVGGNIKYHTRTITTAIALETGKGEFVTGIALGLVLFAVALMVNIALSVLKRKWNQ, from the coding sequence ATGAATCTTTTTACAGATGGCTTCAATGAAGCGATTGATCTTCTTACGTCAGGAAACGAAAGTGTTTACTCAGCAATTAGTGTAACAGTTACAGTTTCCTCATTATCATTAATGATTAGTTTAATAATAGGTCTACCCTTGGGTTTTTTACTTGGATATTATCAATTTCCAGGTAAAACAATTATTCGAACAATTGTAGATACCTTTTTAGCTTTGCCAACGGTTGTAATTGGATTAATTGCATATACAATGCTTTCCCAAGTAGGACCTTTGGGAGAGTATAATTTACTTTTTTCCCAACAAGCCATAATAATGGGTCAAATAGTTTTAGGTCTTCCTATTATTATTGCATTAACTGCAAGCCAAGTAGAAGCTGTTGATAAGAGATTATATACCTCTTTAAAAGGCTTAGGAGCAAATTCTTATCAAATTTTAATAGGAACTCTAATAGAAGCAAGATTTGGTCTTATGACAGCTGCTATGACTGCTTATGGACGAATTATCACAGAAGTTGGTATTTCTATGATGGTTGGTGGAAATATAAAATACCATACAAGAACAATCACAACTGCAATCGCACTTGAAACGGGTAAAGGTGAGTTTGTAACAGGTATTGCACTTGGTTTAGTTTTATTTGCAGTTGCTTTGATGGTTAATATTGCTTTATCTGTATTAAAAAGGAAATGGAATCAATGA
- a CDS encoding IS5 family transposase, with amino-acid sequence MQTSFFDYALEYKGGKKSTKFLSEMKELIPFEQIEKLLIEKSIYKPNKGKQGRPSIPVNILVGALFLQSWYGLSDPLTEELIHDRISFRKFLDIKEDDTIPDETTICKFRNALIKNNLLESIFLEVKNSMIKNNLILNEGTLVDATLIHSSEPKKRKDENGKTISNKANDEDASYTSKRGRKHHGYKIHIATDTNSIIKEVITTTAKTHDSTQFDTLTKDETKAVFADSGYMSQERKRTLRSKGIFNGITERRVRGQSKLRTKQSKNNTKFSKVRALVELPFAFIKKLMKYTETKYLGLHKNSQHVFLIAAAYNLRRMPNLIQRCE; translated from the coding sequence ATGCAAACAAGTTTTTTCGATTATGCACTAGAGTATAAAGGTGGTAAAAAGAGTACAAAATTTCTTTCAGAGATGAAAGAACTTATACCTTTTGAGCAAATTGAAAAACTTCTAATCGAAAAAAGCATCTATAAACCTAATAAGGGGAAACAAGGAAGACCATCAATTCCTGTAAATATTCTAGTTGGAGCTTTGTTTTTACAAAGCTGGTATGGTTTAAGTGATCCTCTTACAGAAGAACTTATTCATGACCGTATATCTTTTAGAAAGTTTCTTGATATTAAAGAAGACGATACTATTCCTGATGAGACAACTATCTGTAAGTTTAGAAACGCATTAATAAAAAACAATCTTCTAGAATCTATATTCCTAGAAGTAAAAAATAGCATGATAAAAAATAATCTCATACTTAATGAAGGAACACTTGTAGATGCAACACTTATTCACTCAAGTGAACCAAAAAAAAGAAAAGATGAGAATGGTAAAACTATTTCAAATAAAGCAAATGATGAAGATGCAAGTTATACTTCAAAAAGAGGAAGAAAGCATCATGGCTATAAAATACATATTGCAACTGATACGAACTCTATTATAAAAGAAGTAATAACAACCACAGCAAAGACTCATGACTCAACACAGTTTGATACTCTCACAAAAGATGAGACTAAAGCAGTATTCGCTGATAGTGGATACATGTCACAAGAGAGAAAAAGAACATTACGTTCAAAAGGTATATTCAATGGTATTACTGAAAGAAGAGTAAGAGGACAATCTAAACTAAGAACTAAACAATCAAAAAATAATACTAAATTCTCAAAAGTAAGAGCACTGGTTGAATTACCATTTGCTTTTATTAAAAAACTAATGAAATATACAGAAACTAAATATCTTGGACTACATAAAAATAGTCAACATGTATTTCTAATAGCAGCCGCTTATAATTTAAGACGAATGCCAAATCTGATACAAAGGTGTGAATAG
- a CDS encoding winged helix-turn-helix domain-containing protein, producing the protein MEIKVKVWIEDENRNLIFGSGKTEILNQIDQTGSIAKAAQNVGMNYKKAWSHIKILEEYIEDDLVLTKKGRAEDSGSKLTLKAKELMKLYKTLDEDIKEYSQKRFKELFLDRESDIVKESKNV; encoded by the coding sequence ATGGAAATAAAAGTTAAAGTTTGGATTGAAGATGAAAATAGAAATCTTATTTTTGGAAGCGGAAAAACTGAGATTTTAAATCAAATAGATCAAACAGGCTCAATAGCAAAAGCTGCACAAAATGTTGGAATGAACTATAAAAAAGCATGGTCTCATATAAAAATTCTTGAAGAGTATATTGAAGATGATTTAGTATTGACAAAAAAAGGTCGAGCAGAAGATAGTGGAAGTAAATTAACTTTAAAAGCTAAAGAGTTAATGAAACTTTATAAAACACTTGATGAAGATATAAAAGAGTATTCTCAAAAAAGGTTCAAAGAACTTTTTTTAGATAGGGAATCTGATATAGTAAAGGAAAGTAAAAATGTATAA
- a CDS encoding sodium-dependent tyrosine transporter, whose protein sequence is MFVKLNERVYLNLSKITRTKIDHVEDGIRVRFYEGKDQVAKSKRFETVEDANKWFEELINPLNK, encoded by the coding sequence ATGTTTGTAAAATTAAATGAAAGAGTTTATTTAAACTTATCAAAAATCACAAGAACAAAAATTGACCATGTAGAAGATGGAATTAGAGTAAGATTCTACGAAGGTAAAGACCAAGTTGCAAAATCAAAAAGATTTGAGACAGTTGAAGACGCTAATAAATGGTTTGAAGAGTTAATCAATCCTTTAAATAAATAG
- a CDS encoding c-type cytochrome — MKKLGLLLLCLSSLSFAAEYDPVRGEMLSLSCTSCHGSEGKSEAITPYIAGMGKTNMYQILLD; from the coding sequence ATGAAAAAACTAGGTCTACTATTATTATGTTTGAGTAGCTTGTCATTTGCTGCTGAATATGATCCTGTAAGGGGAGAAATGTTATCACTATCTTGTACTTCATGTCATGGAAGTGAAGGAAAATCTGAAGCTATTACACCATATATTGCTGGTATGGGTAAAACAAATATGTACCAAATTTTATTAGATTGA
- a CDS encoding substrate-binding domain-containing protein, with translation MIRKTLLSVGLSALLAMSLSADSLMMATTTSTDDTGLLDYLAPQFEKETGTNLKWVATGTGKALKMGENCDVDVLLVHAPAAEKKLVESGFGIDRKEVMYNDFIIVGPIADPAHVSGKGTVEALKIIKDSKANFLSRGDDSGTHKKELSLWKDASQVIPETDLWYIQTGQGMLTTINMAAEKNGYTMTDRGTWIKYEAQKGADNKMKIVVEKDKTLFNQYSVIPVNKAKCPNVKLELAQSFSDWLIKPETQKFIGDFKLLDKTLFTPNASK, from the coding sequence ATGATTAGAAAAACTTTATTATCAGTAGGACTATCTGCACTATTAGCTATGAGTTTATCAGCTGATTCTTTAATGATGGCAACAACAACAAGCACAGATGACACTGGATTATTAGATTATTTAGCACCACAGTTTGAAAAAGAAACAGGAACTAATCTTAAATGGGTAGCAACAGGAACAGGAAAAGCACTTAAAATGGGTGAAAATTGTGATGTTGATGTTTTATTAGTTCATGCACCTGCTGCTGAAAAAAAACTTGTTGAAAGTGGCTTTGGAATTGATAGAAAAGAAGTTATGTACAATGACTTTATTATTGTTGGACCAATTGCAGATCCTGCTCATGTAAGTGGTAAAGGTACAGTTGAAGCTTTAAAAATAATTAAAGATTCAAAAGCAAACTTCTTATCAAGAGGTGATGATTCAGGAACGCATAAAAAAGAATTATCACTTTGGAAAGATGCTTCACAAGTTATTCCAGAAACTGATTTATGGTATATTCAAACAGGTCAAGGTATGCTAACTACTATTAATATGGCTGCTGAAAAAAATGGATATACAATGACAGATAGAGGTACATGGATTAAATATGAAGCTCAAAAAGGAGCTGATAATAAAATGAAAATTGTTGTTGAAAAAGATAAAACTTTATTTAATCAATATAGTGTTATTCCAGTTAACAAAGCTAAATGTCCAAATGTAAAATTAGAATTAGCACAAAGCTTTAGTGATTGGTTAATAAAACCTGAAACACAAAAATTCATTGGTGATTTTAAATTATTAGATAAAACATTATTTACACCAAACGCAAGTAAATAA